GCAGCAGGTCAACGCCCGCCTGCATCACCATGTTTCTTACCGGAACCGCCAGCATAGTGGGCACCGGAGCCGCCAGCAGCACGCGTGCCACTTCGCGGGTGCGGGCATCGCAGCGCAGCTCAGAGCGCATAGACTGTAGATAATCTTCTACCTGGCGAACGCTGGTCGGCACATTTTCCGCCCCCAGCGCTTCGGCGATTCGCGCCGCCTCAAGATAATAACGGTCCTGGTCCGCCGCGGAGATTTGCGGGTTGCGATAGCGTTGATGAGCCGCCATAAAACTGCTGCATTCAGCGATATGCACCCAGGTTAACAGCTCCGGAGAGCTGGCCTCATAGGGAATGCCATCGGCGCTCTGGCCGGAAACCTTTTCATGGATGGCACGAACCCGCGCCACCAGACGTTCGGCGTCCGGCGTCGTGCCATAGGTGGTGGTGGAAATAAACTGGCTGGTGCGTCTGAGACGCCCGAGCATGTCGGCGCGAAAATTGGAGTGATCCCAGACACCTGCCAGCGCCAGAGGGTGAAGCATTTGCAGCAACAGCGCGCTGATTCCGCCGCACAGCATGGAAGTAAAGTCGCCATGAACCCGCCAGATAACCGACTGTGGGCCAAACCAGCCGGGCTCCCCGGCGGGATGTTCGAAGTCGATCTCCTTGAGGGCCATGCCGGTTAGCCCCAGCACCT
This genomic interval from Salmonella enterica subsp. enterica serovar Choleraesuis contains the following:
- a CDS encoding histidine kinase, yielding MERIRRAVERQVLGLTGMALKEIDFEHPAGEPGWFGPQSVIWRVHGDFTSMLCGGISALLLQMLHPLALAGVWDHSNFRADMLGRLRRTSQFISTTTYGTTPDAERLVARVRAIHEKVSGQSADGIPYEASSPELLTWVHIAECSSFMAAHQRYRNPQISAADQDRYYLEAARIAEALGAENVPTSVRQVEDYLQSMRSELRCDARTREVARVLLAAPVPTMLAVPVRNMVMQAGVDLLPGWASAQLGMSLGDFRTRMVRGGVRVLARLLRSSVRNGAYHCAMRRMGAGQ